Proteins encoded within one genomic window of Bradyrhizobium sp. AZCC 1719:
- a CDS encoding long-chain fatty acid--CoA ligase — protein MERIWLKQYPAGVPADIDVTQYSSLVELLEESFKKFADRKAFICMDKSISYRDLDEMSQALGAYLQSKGLQKGARVALMMPNVLQYPVSTAAVLRAGYAVVNVNPLYTPRELEHQLKDSGAEAIIVLENFATTVQQVIAKTSVKHVIVGSMGDLLGFKGVIVNLVVRKVKKMVPAWSLPGSVSFNDALAAGRSMKLRKPQLTRDDVAFLQYTGGTTGVSKGATLQHKNILANVLQNDAWLQPALKKSPHVDQLFVVCALPLYHIFALTACFLLAVRAGGVNLLIPNPRDIPGFIKELMKYQVNSFPAVNTLYNALLNAPGFEKVDFSKLKTSFGGGMATQKAVAEKWLKVTGCALSEGYGLSETSPTLTCNPADTDQFSGSIGIPVPSTYISIRDDEGKEVPLGQPGEICAKGPQVMAGYWNRPEETANVMTADGFFRTGDIGVMDERGYTKIVDRKKDMILVSGFNVYPNEIEEVIAGHPGVLECAVIGVSDSKSGEAVKAFIVKKDPNLTADDVIKYCTTQLTAYKVPKQIEFRTDLPKTNVGKILRRELRDEKKAAA, from the coding sequence ATGGAGCGGATCTGGCTCAAGCAATATCCGGCCGGCGTGCCAGCCGATATCGACGTCACCCAGTACTCGTCGCTGGTCGAGCTGTTGGAAGAAAGCTTCAAGAAGTTCGCCGATCGCAAGGCGTTCATCTGCATGGACAAGTCGATCAGCTACCGCGACCTCGACGAGATGTCCCAGGCACTCGGCGCCTATCTGCAGAGCAAGGGCCTGCAAAAGGGCGCCCGCGTCGCGCTGATGATGCCGAACGTGCTGCAATACCCGGTCTCGACCGCCGCCGTGCTGCGCGCGGGATATGCCGTGGTGAATGTCAATCCGCTCTACACCCCGCGCGAGCTCGAGCATCAGCTCAAGGATTCCGGCGCGGAAGCGATCATCGTGCTGGAGAATTTCGCCACCACGGTGCAGCAGGTGATCGCGAAGACCTCCGTGAAGCACGTGATCGTCGGCAGCATGGGCGACCTGCTCGGCTTCAAGGGCGTGATCGTCAATCTTGTCGTGCGCAAGGTGAAGAAGATGGTGCCGGCGTGGTCGCTTCCAGGCTCCGTCTCGTTCAACGATGCGCTCGCTGCCGGCCGCAGCATGAAGCTCAGGAAGCCGCAACTGACGCGTGATGACGTCGCTTTCCTGCAATATACCGGCGGCACAACCGGCGTCTCCAAGGGCGCGACGCTGCAGCACAAGAACATCCTCGCCAACGTGCTGCAGAACGACGCCTGGTTGCAGCCGGCGCTGAAGAAGTCGCCGCATGTCGACCAGCTCTTCGTCGTCTGCGCGCTGCCGCTCTATCATATCTTCGCGCTGACGGCGTGCTTCCTGCTGGCGGTGCGCGCCGGCGGCGTCAATCTCCTGATTCCCAACCCGCGCGATATCCCAGGCTTCATCAAGGAATTGATGAAGTACCAGGTCAACAGCTTCCCGGCGGTCAACACGCTCTACAACGCGCTGCTGAATGCACCCGGTTTCGAGAAGGTCGACTTCTCCAAGCTGAAGACCTCGTTCGGCGGCGGCATGGCGACGCAAAAGGCGGTCGCCGAGAAATGGCTGAAGGTCACCGGCTGCGCGCTGTCGGAGGGCTACGGCCTGTCCGAGACCTCGCCGACGCTGACCTGCAACCCTGCCGACACCGACCAGTTCTCCGGCTCGATCGGCATTCCCGTGCCGTCGACCTATATCTCGATCCGCGACGACGAGGGCAAGGAAGTGCCGCTCGGCCAGCCCGGCGAGATCTGCGCCAAGGGACCGCAGGTGATGGCCGGCTACTGGAATCGGCCGGAAGAGACCGCGAACGTGATGACCGCGGACGGCTTCTTCCGCACCGGCGACATCGGCGTCATGGACGAACGCGGCTACACCAAGATCGTCGACCGCAAGAAGGACATGATCCTGGTCTCGGGCTTCAACGTCTATCCGAACGAGATCGAGGAAGTGATCGCGGGGCATCCAGGCGTGCTCGAATGCGCCGTGATCGGCGTCTCCGATTCGAAGTCGGGCGAGGCGGTGAAGGCCTTCATCGTCAAGAAGGACCCAAACCTCACGGCCGATGACGTCATCAAGTACTGCACCACGCAGCTCACCGCCTACAAGGTCCCCAAGCAGATCGAGTTCAGGACCGACCTGCCCAAGACCAATGTCGGCAAGATCCTGCGCCGCGAACTGCGCGACGAGAAGAAGGCCGCGGCGTAA
- a CDS encoding DUF924 family protein — translation MTETNVAPADILAFWRDAGPDRWYTRDDAFDAEVCRRFLGLWQRAAAGELPSWETSDDGALALVIVLDQFPRNMFRGDARTYASDRLAREVAHRAVDRGVDARIDPALREFLYLPFMHSEHLGDQLRCIELSRTAGHTESLKWAEHHADIIRRFGRFPHRNHLLGRATTPEEQAFLDEGGFSP, via the coding sequence ATGACGGAGACGAACGTCGCGCCAGCCGACATTCTGGCCTTCTGGCGCGACGCCGGCCCTGATCGCTGGTACACGCGCGACGACGCTTTCGATGCGGAGGTGTGCCGGCGCTTTCTCGGGCTTTGGCAGAGAGCGGCGGCCGGCGAGCTACCGTCGTGGGAGACGAGCGATGACGGCGCGCTGGCGCTCGTCATCGTGCTCGACCAGTTTCCCCGCAACATGTTCCGCGGCGACGCGAGAACCTACGCCAGCGACCGCCTCGCCCGTGAGGTGGCACACCGCGCCGTCGACCGCGGCGTCGACGCGCGGATCGATCCCGCTTTGCGCGAATTTCTCTATCTGCCTTTCATGCATTCGGAGCACCTGGGCGACCAGTTGCGCTGCATCGAGCTGTCGCGCACGGCTGGCCATACCGAAAGCCTGAAATGGGCCGAGCACCACGCCGACATCATCCGGCGTTTCGGTCGCTTTCCCCACCGCAACCACCTTCTGGGTCGCGCTACCACGCCGGAGGAGCAGGCATTCCTCGATGAAGGCGGCTTTTCGCCGTGA
- a CDS encoding peroxiredoxin: MTIQVGDKLPEAKFRVMTAEGPQVKTTDDIFKGKKVALFAVPGAYTGTCHKMHLPSIFLNAYAIKDKGVNTIAIVSVNDAFVMNAWKRDTDQRDEAVFLADGNADFTKAIGMELDASGNGLGIRSKRYSMLVEDGVVKKLNLEPAPGKVEVSGGDTLLGQL; encoded by the coding sequence ATGACGATCCAAGTTGGCGACAAGCTGCCGGAAGCCAAGTTTCGCGTGATGACCGCAGAAGGCCCGCAGGTCAAAACCACCGACGACATTTTCAAGGGCAAGAAGGTGGCGCTGTTCGCGGTGCCCGGCGCCTACACCGGCACATGCCACAAGATGCACCTGCCGAGCATCTTCCTCAACGCCTATGCCATAAAGGACAAGGGCGTGAACACCATCGCCATCGTGTCCGTCAACGACGCCTTTGTCATGAATGCGTGGAAGCGCGACACCGACCAGCGTGACGAAGCCGTATTCCTCGCCGACGGCAATGCCGACTTCACCAAGGCGATCGGCATGGAGCTTGATGCCTCCGGCAATGGCCTCGGCATCCGCTCCAAGCGCTATTCGATGCTGGTGGAAGACGGCGTGGTGAAGAAGCTCAACCTCGAGCCCGCACCGGGCAAGGTCGAAGTTTCCGGCGGCGATACGCTGCTGGGGCAGTTGTGA
- the rnhA gene encoding ribonuclease HI: MSELPHVTVFTDGACSGNPGPGGWGAILRFGDKEKELKGGEPHTTNNRMELMAAISALEALKKPCVVDLTTDSQYVRQGISGWIHGWKRNGWRTADKKPVKNVDLWQRLDMALKPHEVRWHWIRGHAGHAENERADQLAREGVAMARLQQRVGK, translated from the coding sequence TTGAGCGAATTGCCTCACGTGACGGTTTTCACCGACGGCGCCTGCTCGGGCAATCCCGGCCCCGGCGGCTGGGGCGCGATTCTGAGGTTCGGCGATAAAGAGAAAGAACTGAAGGGCGGCGAGCCGCACACCACCAACAACCGCATGGAGCTGATGGCGGCGATCTCGGCGCTGGAAGCACTGAAGAAGCCGTGCGTGGTCGACCTCACCACCGACAGCCAGTATGTCCGCCAGGGCATCAGCGGCTGGATCCATGGCTGGAAGCGGAACGGCTGGCGCACCGCGGACAAGAAGCCGGTCAAGAACGTCGATCTCTGGCAGCGCCTCGACATGGCGCTAAAGCCGCACGAGGTGCGCTGGCACTGGATCAGGGGCCACGCCGGCCACGCCGAAAACGAGCGCGCCGATCAATTGGCGCGCGAGGGCGTGGCGATGGCGAGGTTGCAGCAGAGGGTGGGGAAGTAG
- a CDS encoding homoserine kinase, producing the protein MAVYTDVAAEDLADFLKGYEIGELLSYKGIAEGVENSNFLLHTSKGAFILTLYEKRVAVDDLPYFLSLMAHLAERGVRCPQPARNRKGEVYSELAGRPAAIINFLEGMWPRRPNAAHCTGVGAALAKMHLAGRDFPMFRKNPLSVEGWRPLFDLAAPRADSVAPGLQDFIARELDHLEASWPKDLPLGVIHADLFPDNVFFLGDKLSGLIDFPFSCNDILAYDVAICLNAWCFEPDHSFNVTKARALLNAYGRERQLSDTEQEALPLLARGSALRFLLTRLVDFLNVPPGALVKPKDPLEYVRKLRFHQSVSSVRDYGLTQPGFAA; encoded by the coding sequence ATGGCGGTTTATACCGACGTCGCCGCCGAAGACCTCGCGGATTTCCTCAAGGGTTACGAAATCGGCGAGTTGCTCTCCTACAAGGGCATCGCCGAAGGCGTCGAGAATTCCAATTTTCTGCTGCATACCAGCAAGGGCGCGTTCATCCTCACGCTCTATGAAAAGCGCGTGGCAGTGGACGATCTGCCGTACTTCCTGTCGCTGATGGCGCATCTGGCCGAGCGCGGCGTGCGCTGCCCGCAGCCCGCCCGCAACCGCAAGGGCGAAGTCTACAGCGAACTGGCCGGGCGTCCCGCGGCGATCATCAACTTCCTCGAAGGCATGTGGCCGCGGCGGCCCAACGCCGCGCATTGCACCGGCGTCGGCGCGGCGCTTGCAAAGATGCATCTGGCGGGCCGCGACTTCCCGATGTTCCGCAAGAACCCGCTGTCGGTGGAAGGCTGGCGGCCGCTGTTCGATCTCGCCGCGCCGCGCGCCGACAGCGTCGCGCCTGGCTTGCAGGACTTCATCGCGCGCGAGCTCGATCACCTCGAGGCAAGCTGGCCGAAAGATCTGCCGCTCGGCGTCATCCACGCCGACCTGTTTCCCGACAATGTCTTCTTCCTCGGCGACAAGCTGTCCGGCCTGATCGACTTCCCGTTTTCCTGCAACGACATCCTGGCCTACGACGTCGCGATCTGCCTGAATGCGTGGTGTTTTGAGCCGGATCATTCGTTCAACGTCACCAAGGCGCGCGCGCTGCTCAACGCCTATGGCCGCGAGCGGCAATTGTCTGATACCGAGCAGGAAGCGCTGCCGCTGCTCGCGCGCGGCTCGGCGCTGCGCTTCCTGCTGACGCGGCTGGTCGATTTTCTCAACGTGCCGCCGGGCGCGCTGGTGAAGCCGAAGGACCCGCTCGAATACGTCCGCAAGCTGCGCTTCCACCAGAGCGTTTCCAGCGTGCGCGATTACGGCCTGACCCAGCCCGGATTTGCCGCTTGA
- the ispH gene encoding 4-hydroxy-3-methylbut-2-enyl diphosphate reductase gives MPAKPDLRIVLCSPRGFCAGVVRAIDTVERALAIYGAPVYVRHEIVHNRYVVDSLKTKGAIFVEELAEIPDNTNAPVVFSAHGVPKSVPADARARNFFSLDATCPLVTKVHREAAIHFKRGREILLIGHSHHPEVVGTLGQLPAGAVTLIETAEDAKTFAPKDPNNLAFVTQTTLSIDDTAEIVALLKQRFPNINGPHKEDICYATTNRQLAVKKVAPVVDALIVVGAPNSSNSQRLREVAEREGCPVSVLAQRASDLDWSRFEGIKSLGITAGASAPEVIVEEIMGAFAERFELHVETVSAAEENEFFPLPRSLRPEAAAE, from the coding sequence ATGCCAGCCAAACCAGACCTCAGAATCGTGCTTTGTTCTCCCCGTGGCTTCTGCGCCGGGGTGGTGCGGGCCATCGATACCGTGGAGCGGGCGCTCGCCATCTATGGCGCCCCCGTCTATGTCCGCCACGAGATCGTGCATAACCGCTACGTGGTCGACAGCCTGAAGACCAAGGGCGCGATTTTCGTCGAGGAACTCGCCGAAATCCCCGACAATACCAACGCCCCGGTGGTGTTTTCTGCCCACGGGGTTCCCAAATCGGTTCCGGCGGACGCCCGCGCCCGCAATTTCTTCTCGCTGGACGCGACGTGCCCGCTGGTTACCAAGGTGCACCGCGAGGCCGCGATCCACTTCAAGCGCGGCCGTGAAATCCTGCTGATCGGGCATTCGCACCACCCCGAGGTGGTCGGCACGCTCGGGCAGTTGCCGGCGGGCGCGGTGACGCTGATCGAGACCGCTGAGGATGCCAAGACGTTCGCGCCGAAGGATCCCAACAACCTCGCTTTCGTGACCCAGACGACGTTGTCGATCGACGACACCGCCGAGATCGTCGCGCTGCTCAAGCAGCGCTTCCCGAACATCAACGGCCCGCACAAGGAAGACATCTGCTACGCCACCACCAACCGCCAGCTCGCGGTGAAGAAGGTGGCGCCGGTTGTCGATGCCCTGATCGTGGTCGGCGCGCCGAACTCGTCGAACTCGCAGCGCCTGCGCGAAGTCGCTGAGCGCGAGGGCTGCCCGGTTTCGGTGCTGGCGCAGCGCGCCTCGGATCTGGACTGGTCGCGCTTCGAGGGCATCAAGAGCCTCGGCATCACGGCAGGCGCGTCCGCGCCGGAAGTAATCGTCGAGGAAATCATGGGCGCCTTCGCCGAGCGCTTCGAATTGCATGTGGAGACGGTGTCGGCCGCGGAGGAGAATGAATTCTTCCCGCTGCCGCGTTCGCTGCGGCCTGAAGCTGCCGCCGAGTAG
- a CDS encoding DUF1013 domain-containing protein, translating into MSNAPLMPKATAVWLVDNTALTFDQVADFTKMHPLEVRAIADGDAAQGIKGMDPISTGQLTRDEIERGEKDPNYRLKLGESKVVLPPAAKKKGPRYTPVSRRHERPSAILWLVRNHPELKDAQIMRLVGTTKTTIASVRDRTHWNASTLTPMDPVTLGLCSQIELDFEVQRAAKEKPVPAAYGGATLLPASETTKKEPEFEPSEKSEDDLNVDAVFAKLKNIGGKKQDEEE; encoded by the coding sequence ATGAGCAATGCACCGCTGATGCCCAAGGCGACGGCCGTGTGGCTGGTTGATAATACCGCTTTGACCTTCGACCAGGTGGCCGATTTCACCAAAATGCACCCCCTTGAGGTCCGCGCCATCGCCGACGGCGATGCGGCCCAGGGCATCAAGGGCATGGACCCGATTTCGACCGGCCAATTGACCCGCGACGAGATTGAGAGGGGTGAAAAGGATCCGAATTACCGCCTCAAGCTCGGCGAGAGCAAGGTGGTGCTGCCGCCGGCCGCCAAGAAGAAGGGCCCTCGCTATACCCCGGTGTCGCGCCGCCACGAGCGGCCGAGCGCGATCCTGTGGCTGGTCCGCAACCATCCCGAACTGAAGGACGCGCAGATCATGCGCCTGGTCGGCACCACCAAGACCACCATCGCCTCTGTCCGCGACCGCACCCACTGGAACGCTTCGACGCTGACCCCGATGGACCCTGTGACGCTCGGCCTGTGCTCGCAGATCGAGCTCGATTTCGAGGTGCAGCGCGCCGCGAAGGAAAAGCCGGTGCCCGCAGCCTACGGCGGCGCCACCCTGCTGCCGGCCTCAGAGACCACGAAGAAAGAGCCGGAGTTCGAGCCGAGCGAGAAGTCGGAGGACGACCTCAACGTCGATGCCGTGTTCGCCAAGCTCAAAAATATCGGCGGCAAGAAGCAGGACGAGGAAGAGTAG
- a CDS encoding alkylphosphonate utilization protein: protein MDIKVRDSNGALLAEGDSVTLIKDLKLKGSSTVLKRGTVIKNIHLTDNEEEIEGRTDKVKGLVLRTEFLKKA, encoded by the coding sequence ATGGACATCAAGGTCAGGGATTCCAACGGCGCGCTGCTCGCTGAGGGCGATAGCGTCACGCTCATCAAGGATCTGAAACTGAAGGGATCCTCCACCGTGCTGAAGCGCGGCACCGTGATCAAGAACATCCACCTCACCGACAATGAGGAGGAAATCGAAGGCCGCACCGACAAGGTCAAGGGCCTGGTGCTGCGCACGGAGTTCTTGAAGAAGGCGTGA
- a CDS encoding DUF6494 family protein codes for MNEDVFNVSLRKFLKQVGVTSQREVEKAVRDAIESGKLKGHEKLPAKMVLTISGIGLSHEIDDEIELG; via the coding sequence ATGAACGAAGATGTCTTCAACGTCAGCCTGCGCAAATTTCTCAAGCAAGTCGGCGTCACCTCGCAGCGTGAGGTCGAAAAGGCCGTGCGCGATGCCATCGAGTCGGGAAAGCTGAAGGGCCATGAAAAGCTGCCGGCAAAGATGGTTCTCACGATCAGCGGCATCGGCCTGTCGCATGAGATCGACGACGAGATCGAGCTGGGCTGA
- a CDS encoding propionyl-CoA synthetase gives MNIQDNSRYHEVHARSLADPEGFWAEAAREIDWIEPAKKIFDPSMGAYGQWFAGAVVNTCYNALDRHVAGGRADQVALIHDSPLTNTISKFTYAEMLKEVQTLAAVMADFGVAKGDRVILYMPLVPEAVFAMLACARIGAVHSVVFGGFAAKELATRIEDAKPKLIFSASCGIEPGRIVQYKPLLDEAIKLSSVKPQACVILQRPQHLCELTAGRDHDWAALRRAALDAGKAAPCTPVLATDPLYILYTSGTTGIPKGVVRDNGGHLVALKWSMFNLYGVKPGEVWWCGSDIGWVVGHSYIVYGPLIHGATSIMYEGKPIGTPDAGAFWRVISEHKAVALFTAPTAFRAIRKEDPDGAFIRKYDLSKFRTLFLAGERADPPTVEWAEAQLKVPVIDHWWQTETGWCIAGNPVGLGMLPVKHGSPTVPMPGYQVDVVDEASKPVAAGTMGSIVIKLPMPPGCLPTLWQQDQRFREAYLTEFPGYYKTSDAGYKDEDGYVWVMGRTDDIINVAGHRLSTGGMEEILASHPDVAECAVLGIKDAIKGEVPCGFLVLKAGVARKPAEIEKEIVALVRDKLGPVAAFKLAITVGRLPKTRSGKILRGTIKKIADGESWTMPATIEDPKVLDEIGDALKGRV, from the coding sequence ATGAACATCCAGGACAACAGCCGCTACCACGAGGTCCATGCCCGCTCGCTGGCCGATCCGGAAGGGTTTTGGGCCGAGGCCGCGCGCGAGATCGACTGGATCGAGCCGGCCAAAAAAATCTTCGATCCCTCGATGGGCGCCTATGGTCAATGGTTCGCCGGCGCCGTGGTCAATACCTGCTACAACGCGCTCGACCGCCATGTCGCGGGCGGACGCGCCGACCAGGTCGCGCTGATCCACGATTCGCCGCTCACCAACACCATCTCGAAATTCACTTATGCCGAGATGCTGAAGGAGGTGCAGACGCTCGCCGCCGTGATGGCCGATTTCGGTGTTGCCAAGGGCGACCGCGTCATCCTGTATATGCCGCTGGTGCCGGAAGCGGTGTTCGCGATGCTGGCCTGCGCGCGGATTGGTGCGGTGCATTCGGTGGTGTTCGGCGGCTTTGCGGCGAAAGAGCTCGCCACGCGAATCGAGGACGCCAAGCCGAAGCTGATCTTCTCGGCGAGCTGCGGCATCGAGCCCGGCCGCATCGTGCAGTACAAGCCGCTGCTCGACGAGGCGATCAAGCTTTCAAGCGTCAAGCCGCAGGCCTGTGTCATCCTGCAGCGGCCGCAGCATCTTTGCGAGCTCACGGCCGGCCGCGATCACGACTGGGCGGCGCTCCGCCGCGCGGCGCTCGACGCCGGCAAGGCCGCGCCGTGCACGCCGGTGCTCGCGACCGATCCGCTCTATATTCTCTACACCTCAGGCACCACGGGAATTCCGAAGGGCGTCGTGCGCGACAATGGCGGGCATCTGGTCGCGCTGAAATGGTCGATGTTCAATCTCTACGGCGTCAAGCCGGGCGAGGTCTGGTGGTGCGGCTCCGACATAGGCTGGGTCGTCGGCCACAGCTACATCGTCTATGGCCCGCTGATTCATGGCGCCACTTCCATCATGTATGAGGGCAAGCCGATCGGCACGCCCGACGCCGGCGCGTTCTGGCGTGTCATTTCCGAACACAAGGCCGTCGCACTGTTCACCGCGCCGACTGCCTTCCGCGCCATCCGCAAGGAAGACCCTGACGGCGCCTTCATCCGCAAATACGATCTGTCGAAATTCCGCACGCTGTTTCTGGCCGGCGAGCGTGCCGATCCGCCGACAGTGGAATGGGCGGAGGCGCAATTGAAGGTGCCGGTCATCGATCACTGGTGGCAGACCGAGACCGGCTGGTGCATCGCCGGCAATCCGGTGGGCTTGGGCATGCTGCCGGTCAAGCACGGCTCGCCGACCGTGCCGATGCCGGGCTATCAGGTCGATGTGGTCGACGAGGCATCCAAGCCGGTCGCAGCGGGCACCATGGGCTCTATCGTGATCAAGCTGCCGATGCCGCCCGGCTGCCTGCCGACGCTGTGGCAGCAGGATCAGCGCTTCAGGGAAGCCTATCTCACGGAGTTTCCCGGCTACTACAAGACCTCGGATGCCGGCTACAAGGACGAGGACGGCTATGTCTGGGTGATGGGCCGTACCGACGACATCATCAATGTCGCCGGCCACCGACTCTCCACCGGCGGTATGGAGGAAATTCTGGCCTCCCATCCCGACGTCGCCGAATGTGCGGTTCTTGGCATCAAGGACGCCATCAAGGGCGAGGTGCCCTGCGGCTTCCTGGTGCTGAAAGCAGGCGTGGCCCGCAAGCCGGCCGAGATCGAAAAGGAGATCGTGGCGCTGGTGCGCGACAAGCTCGGCCCCGTCGCAGCCTTCAAGCTCGCCATCACAGTTGGGCGATTGCCGAAGACGCGGTCGGGAAAAATCCTGCGCGGCACCATCAAGAAGATCGCCGACGGCGAAAGCTGGACCATGCCGGCCACCATCGAGGACCCCAAGGTGCTCGACGAAATCGGCGACGCGCTGAAGGGCCGGGTGTAG
- a CDS encoding tetratricopeptide repeat protein produces the protein MRGNPDIRNLVAASLLWMAFAHDASATGTELAKDLRIDPASCLAAGLAHDHDRTVHLCSALIDNAKTEKADRIKALIARATAYERKDMIDRAIADYDGVLRLDPAHADVHNARGELWRKKGDLPKAVADFAAAIKLNPDHVVARANHRALAQEAERQGALKAVAGKPSFNCAAARRKVEKAICANPELADLDREVQAAYVRAAAGKMTPQQARKLRREQEQYIARRSAEYGQPGYDLNKAMRERLQQINGIAGY, from the coding sequence ATGCGAGGCAACCCCGATATCCGCAACCTGGTCGCGGCCTCTCTGCTGTGGATGGCGTTTGCGCATGATGCGTCGGCGACCGGGACCGAGCTAGCAAAGGATTTGCGGATCGATCCTGCGTCCTGTCTTGCCGCCGGCCTTGCACATGATCACGACAGGACGGTGCATCTTTGCAGTGCGCTGATCGACAACGCAAAGACCGAGAAGGCCGATCGCATCAAGGCGCTGATTGCACGTGCGACCGCCTATGAGCGCAAGGACATGATCGACCGTGCCATCGCCGATTATGATGGCGTGTTGCGGCTCGATCCGGCGCACGCCGATGTTCACAACGCGCGCGGCGAACTCTGGCGCAAGAAAGGTGATCTACCCAAGGCGGTGGCCGATTTCGCCGCGGCAATCAAGCTCAACCCGGATCACGTCGTCGCAAGAGCCAACCACCGGGCGCTGGCGCAGGAGGCGGAGCGGCAAGGCGCGCTGAAGGCAGTCGCCGGCAAACCGAGCTTCAACTGTGCCGCTGCCCGCCGTAAGGTGGAGAAGGCGATCTGCGCCAATCCGGAACTCGCCGATCTCGATCGCGAGGTTCAAGCGGCCTATGTCAGGGCGGCCGCTGGAAAGATGACCCCACAGCAGGCGCGCAAGCTGCGGCGCGAGCAGGAGCAATACATCGCCCGCCGCAGCGCGGAATACGGCCAGCCCGGCTACGACCTGAACAAGGCCATGCGCGAGCGCCTGCAGCAGATCAACGGGATCGCCGGATACTAG
- a CDS encoding SDR family NAD(P)-dependent oxidoreductase: MERLKGKVAMVVGAGSIGPGWGNGKATAVTFAREGASVFCVDRNAAAANETVSIITGEGGRAVAFTADVSREAEVEAMVAACLKAYGRIDVLDNNVGIAEMGSVVEVNEASWDYVFAVNLKSAYFAMKHVIPVMQKQGGGSVINISSIASIRHLGISYVTYGASKAAMNQMTRTTAVQFAKDHVRVNCILPGLMKTPMVEHSAGLAASYSAGDVEAMWRARDAQVPMGHMGDAWDVANAALFLASDESRYVTGIELVVDGGITVKSS; the protein is encoded by the coding sequence ATGGAACGGCTCAAGGGCAAGGTGGCGATGGTGGTGGGCGCGGGATCGATCGGCCCCGGCTGGGGCAATGGCAAGGCGACCGCCGTCACCTTCGCGCGCGAGGGCGCCAGCGTGTTCTGCGTCGATCGCAATGCAGCTGCCGCAAATGAAACCGTGAGCATCATCACGGGCGAGGGCGGCAGGGCCGTCGCCTTCACCGCCGACGTCTCGCGCGAGGCCGAGGTCGAGGCGATGGTGGCGGCGTGCCTGAAGGCCTATGGCCGCATCGACGTGCTCGACAACAATGTCGGTATCGCCGAAATGGGCAGCGTCGTCGAGGTGAACGAGGCAAGCTGGGACTACGTTTTCGCGGTCAATCTCAAGAGCGCCTATTTTGCCATGAAGCACGTTATTCCCGTGATGCAGAAGCAGGGTGGCGGCTCAGTCATCAACATCTCGTCGATCGCATCCATTCGCCATCTCGGCATCTCCTACGTCACCTATGGCGCCTCGAAGGCGGCGATGAACCAGATGACGCGCACCACCGCCGTGCAATTCGCGAAAGACCATGTTCGCGTGAACTGCATCCTGCCGGGCCTGATGAAGACGCCGATGGTCGAGCACTCGGCCGGCCTTGCTGCAAGCTATTCGGCCGGCGACGTCGAAGCGATGTGGCGGGCGCGCGATGCACAGGTGCCGATGGGGCACATGGGGGACGCCTGGGACGTTGCCAATGCGGCGCTGTTTCTCGCTTCCGACGAATCCCGTTACGTCACTGGGATCGAGCTGGTGGTCGACGGCGGGATAACGGTGAAGTCGAGCTAG